The following are from one region of the Stanieria sp. NIES-3757 genome:
- a CDS encoding putative glycosyl transferase yields MNQPWLSVIIPTYNGADYLAASLDSIVMQQESGIECIVVDDGSTDTTLSILDSYQDKLPLQVVKRNRIGNWVTNTNYGLSFAQGEYVCFLHQDDIWLKDRLKTVKEAIAFHPQANLYLHSSLFIDTQGKPLGIWRCPLPSYPEVIKAELMMERLLIQNFIAIPAPVFRKEVALDVGGLNEELWYTADWDFWLKLAASGDTIYHSQPLAAFRVHPNSQTIRRSSSLSDFQQQMRSVFEQHLAKWETSINNKLKIRKVALFSTKVNTALAAMVHGEKTNLWKLGGEFVSLTPRGWYRYWRDSRIIERVSARLKARLQTTSS; encoded by the coding sequence ATGAATCAACCTTGGTTATCGGTTATCATCCCTACTTATAATGGCGCAGATTATTTAGCTGCTTCACTCGATTCGATTGTGATGCAACAAGAATCTGGAATTGAATGTATTGTGGTAGATGATGGCTCTACTGATACCACTCTCTCAATTTTGGATTCTTATCAAGACAAACTACCTCTCCAGGTTGTCAAACGAAATCGGATCGGCAATTGGGTTACCAATACTAATTACGGATTATCATTCGCTCAAGGTGAGTACGTTTGTTTCTTGCATCAAGATGATATTTGGCTCAAAGATCGCTTAAAGACTGTTAAAGAAGCGATCGCTTTCCATCCTCAAGCTAATTTATATTTGCACTCTTCTCTGTTTATCGACACTCAAGGCAAGCCTTTAGGAATTTGGCGATGTCCCTTACCTAGTTATCCAGAGGTAATTAAAGCTGAATTGATGATGGAGAGGTTGTTAATCCAAAATTTTATTGCTATTCCTGCACCAGTGTTTAGAAAAGAAGTAGCTCTTGATGTAGGTGGTTTAAATGAGGAACTTTGGTATACGGCTGATTGGGATTTTTGGTTAAAATTAGCTGCTAGTGGAGATACAATCTATCATTCTCAACCCCTGGCTGCTTTTAGGGTTCATCCTAATTCCCAGACAATTCGCCGAAGTTCTAGTTTAAGTGACTTTCAGCAGCAAATGCGATCGGTATTTGAACAGCATTTAGCTAAATGGGAAACCAGTATCAATAACAAACTCAAAATTAGAAAAGTAGCTTTGTTTTCTACGAAAGTAAATACTGCTTTAGCAGCTATGGTACATGGCGAAAAGACCAATTTATGGAAACTAGGAGGAGAATTTGTTTCCTTAACACCGAGAGGATGGTATCGTTATTGGCGCGATTCTCGAATTATCGAAAGAGTTTCGGCTCGATTAAAAGCTCGTTTACAAACAACGTCTAGTTGA
- a CDS encoding hypothetical protein (protein of unknown function DUF224 cysteine-rich region domain protein) produces the protein MTNNFDQKNPPKQELIDTCVHCGFCLSTCPSYRVIGKEMDSPRGRIYLMNAISQGEAAIDDATSQHFDSCLGCLACVTTCPSGVQYDQLIAATRPQVERNQPRNLSDRLIRTLIFNLFPYPNRLRPFLPSLWVYQKLGLQKLVRQTKIVNKISPRLAAMESILPTITVDSLQDNIPEILPAQGEQRYRVGMILGCVQRLFFDSVNQATIRVLSANGCEIIIPKSQGCCAALPAHQGQENQAKQLAKQMIDSFADTKVDAIIINAAGCGHTLKEYGHILADDPEYKDKAQEFASKVKDVQEFLATVGLTAKLSPLTQEKLKIVYQDACHLLHGQKISLQPRQLLKQIPGVALKEPIDAALCCGSAGVYNMLQPEVADELGQQKVTNLVNTGANLIASANPGCSLQIIKHLKIQGKEIKLMHPIELLDYSIRGIELTIK, from the coding sequence ATGACTAATAATTTCGATCAAAAAAATCCTCCCAAACAAGAATTAATTGATACCTGCGTCCATTGTGGTTTTTGTCTTTCTACTTGTCCTAGTTATCGCGTTATTGGTAAAGAAATGGATTCTCCTAGAGGTAGAATTTATTTAATGAATGCGATTAGTCAAGGAGAAGCTGCGATCGATGATGCTACATCTCAACATTTTGATTCTTGTTTAGGTTGTTTAGCTTGTGTAACTACTTGTCCTTCAGGAGTACAGTACGATCAATTAATTGCTGCTACTCGTCCTCAAGTCGAAAGAAATCAACCCCGTAATTTATCAGACCGATTAATAAGAACTTTAATTTTTAATCTTTTTCCCTATCCTAATCGTTTAAGACCTTTTTTACCTTCTTTGTGGGTTTATCAAAAATTAGGCTTACAAAAACTTGTTCGTCAAACCAAAATCGTCAATAAAATATCACCAAGATTAGCTGCAATGGAATCAATTTTACCCACAATTACTGTTGATTCATTGCAAGATAATATACCAGAAATTCTTCCTGCTCAAGGTGAACAACGCTACCGAGTTGGAATGATTTTAGGTTGTGTTCAAAGATTATTTTTTGATTCAGTAAATCAAGCTACTATTAGAGTTTTATCCGCTAATGGTTGCGAAATAATTATTCCTAAAAGTCAAGGTTGTTGTGCTGCCTTACCTGCCCATCAAGGACAAGAAAACCAAGCAAAACAGTTAGCTAAACAAATGATTGATAGTTTTGCTGATACCAAAGTAGATGCAATTATTATTAATGCTGCTGGTTGTGGACATACTTTAAAAGAATACGGTCATATTTTAGCAGATGATCCAGAATATAAAGATAAAGCTCAAGAATTTGCAAGCAAAGTCAAAGATGTACAAGAATTTTTAGCAACTGTTGGATTAACTGCCAAACTATCACCTTTAACTCAAGAAAAATTAAAAATAGTTTATCAAGATGCTTGTCATTTATTACACGGACAAAAAATTAGTTTACAACCCCGTCAATTATTAAAACAAATTCCAGGAGTTGCTTTAAAAGAACCAATTGATGCTGCTTTATGTTGCGGAAGTGCAGGTGTTTATAATATGTTGCAGCCAGAAGTAGCTGATGAGTTGGGACAACAAAAAGTTACCAATTTAGTTAATACTGGTGCAAATTTAATTGCTTCTGCTAATCCTGGATGTTCACTACAAATCATCAAGCATTTAAAAATTCAAGGAAAAGAAATTAAGTTAATGCATCCCATAGAATTATTAGATTATTCTATTCGAGGAATTGAATTAACAATCAAGTAG
- the hspA gene encoding 16.6 kDa small heat shock protein HspA has protein sequence MSIIRWQPFREIDSIQKEMNRLFDQLTPHFDGEKIGLGFVPPAEITENEDTIHLKLEVPGMEAKDIDVEVTADSVTITGERKSETKIEEKGMTRSEFYYGQFRRVIPLPVRIDNQNVKAEYKDGILNLDLPKIEEEKHKVVKVNLG, from the coding sequence ATGTCGATTATTCGTTGGCAGCCTTTTCGAGAAATTGATTCTATCCAAAAAGAAATGAATCGTTTATTCGATCAACTGACACCTCATTTTGATGGAGAAAAAATTGGTTTAGGATTTGTACCTCCAGCCGAAATAACTGAAAATGAGGATACTATTCATCTCAAATTAGAAGTTCCAGGCATGGAAGCAAAAGATATAGATGTGGAAGTAACTGCTGATTCGGTTACTATTACTGGTGAACGCAAATCTGAAACCAAAATTGAAGAAAAAGGAATGACTCGTTCTGAATTTTATTATGGTCAATTTCGTCGAGTAATTCCTTTACCAGTTCGCATCGATAATCAAAATGTCAAAGCAGAGTACAAAGATGGCATTTTGAACCTTGATTTACCAAAAATAGAAGAAGAAAAACACAAAGTTGTTAAAGTAAATCTTGGTTAA
- a CDS encoding sulfotransferase translates to MNKPNLLLVGQPKSGTTALHQFLGQHPEIYMTSIKEPHFFCHDFHQESDRYYQTRLFFDFREEKAYLKLFAQAEGAKIAGESSTNYLYSQVAAQAIYDFNPEAKIIIILREPATFLYSLHSHYVKFTEENEQDFVRALALEPVRKAGKSLSPRVTSPSYLYYSQRVKYYEQVKRYYDLFDASQIKVILFENFKDNNEAVYQDILNFLSVDTNFSPEYDVVNVNKEVKFKALNNLANNQVIKNITKTIFSQEFNEFVRDKIVERFFWSEAPKSSMPREIKAQLMKKCQPEVIKISELLGVDLVKQWGYDEI, encoded by the coding sequence ATGAACAAACCTAATCTTCTGCTCGTCGGACAACCAAAATCTGGAACAACAGCTTTACATCAGTTTCTCGGACAACATCCAGAAATTTATATGACGAGTATTAAAGAGCCACATTTTTTTTGTCACGATTTTCATCAAGAAAGCGATCGCTACTATCAGACTCGTTTATTTTTTGATTTTAGAGAAGAAAAAGCTTATTTAAAACTTTTTGCTCAAGCTGAGGGAGCAAAAATAGCGGGTGAGTCTTCAACTAATTATTTATATTCCCAAGTTGCAGCTCAAGCAATTTATGATTTTAATCCTGAAGCAAAAATAATTATTATTCTAAGAGAACCAGCTACATTTTTATATTCTCTACATAGCCACTACGTTAAATTTACTGAAGAGAATGAACAAGATTTTGTTCGAGCTTTGGCGTTAGAACCAGTTAGAAAAGCAGGCAAATCTCTAAGTCCACGAGTAACTTCTCCTTCTTATCTCTATTATTCACAACGGGTTAAATATTACGAGCAAGTTAAACGTTATTACGATCTATTTGATGCTTCACAAATCAAAGTGATTCTTTTTGAGAATTTTAAAGATAACAACGAAGCAGTCTATCAAGATATTTTAAATTTTTTAAGTGTAGATACCAATTTCTCTCCTGAGTATGATGTTGTTAATGTCAACAAAGAAGTAAAATTTAAAGCCTTAAATAATTTAGCTAATAATCAAGTTATTAAAAATATTACTAAAACTATTTTCTCTCAAGAGTTTAATGAATTTGTCCGAGACAAAATTGTCGAAAGATTTTTTTGGAGTGAAGCTCCTAAATCTTCAATGCCAAGAGAAATTAAAGCTCAACTCATGAAAAAATGCCAACCAGAAGTAATTAAAATTTCTGAATTACTGGGCGTAGATTTAGTTAAGCAATGGGGCTATGATGAAATTTAA
- a CDS encoding putative glycosyl transferase — MLTNIPQTQINPTSTNLTNQIEVSIVMPCLNEAETIATCIKKAQWSLKQNNISGEIIIADNGSTDGSQEIARSLGARVVHIYEKGYGSALRGGILNSLGEYIIMGDADDSYDFTNLMPFISKLREGYDLVMGNRFKGGIAPGAMPLHHKYLGNPVLTWVGKILFASPCNDFHCGLRGFRKDAIDKLDLRTTGMEFASEMVVKATLHKMRMTEVPTTLSPDGRSRPPHLRSWRDGWRHLRFLLMYSPRWLFLYPGILLMVMGVLANLWLLPTEKVHTLLYSSIATIIGFQIVTFALFSKVFAIREGLLPEDRRLKRLMRHINLESGLICGGILLVAGVAASVYAFGIWEQNLFGSLDPTQVMKIVIPGITCLALGVQVVFSSFFLSILGLKHS, encoded by the coding sequence ATGCTAACAAATATACCACAAACACAAATCAATCCTACTAGCACTAATCTTACCAATCAAATTGAAGTTTCAATTGTGATGCCTTGTTTAAATGAAGCAGAAACAATTGCTACTTGTATCAAAAAAGCTCAATGGTCGTTAAAACAAAATAATATTTCTGGAGAAATCATTATAGCTGACAATGGTAGCACTGATGGTTCTCAAGAAATTGCTAGAAGTTTAGGGGCGCGGGTTGTCCATATATACGAAAAAGGTTATGGCAGTGCGTTGAGAGGCGGAATCTTAAACTCACTTGGGGAATACATCATCATGGGCGATGCCGATGATAGTTACGATTTTACTAATTTAATGCCTTTTATCAGCAAGCTTCGCGAAGGCTACGATTTAGTAATGGGTAATCGTTTCAAAGGTGGAATTGCACCAGGAGCAATGCCGTTACACCATAAATACTTAGGTAACCCTGTTTTAACCTGGGTTGGTAAGATTTTATTTGCTAGCCCTTGTAATGATTTCCACTGCGGTTTAAGGGGTTTTAGAAAAGATGCGATTGATAAATTAGATTTACGCACCACAGGAATGGAATTCGCTAGTGAAATGGTGGTTAAAGCTACCTTACACAAAATGCGGATGACAGAAGTACCAACAACTTTATCTCCTGATGGACGTAGTCGTCCTCCTCATTTACGTAGCTGGCGCGATGGCTGGAGACATTTACGCTTTTTATTAATGTACAGTCCTCGTTGGTTGTTTTTGTATCCAGGAATTCTTTTAATGGTAATGGGTGTACTAGCTAATTTATGGCTCTTACCTACTGAGAAAGTTCACACTTTACTTTATTCTTCAATAGCAACCATTATTGGTTTTCAGATCGTTACTTTTGCTTTATTTTCTAAAGTTTTTGCGATTAGAGAAGGTTTATTGCCAGAGGATCGTCGTTTGAAGAGATTGATGCGTCATATCAACCTTGAATCTGGATTGATTTGTGGCGGAATACTACTTGTAGCTGGAGTGGCTGCTTCGGTCTATGCTTTTGGGATTTGGGAACAGAATTTATTTGGTTCGCTCGATCCTACTCAAGTAATGAAGATTGTTATCCCTGGAATTACTTGTTTAGCGTTGGGGGTTCAAGTTGTTTTTTCTAGTTTCTTCTTAAGTATTTTGGGATTAAAACATAGTTAA
- a CDS encoding ABC transporter related yields the protein MPIITVERLSKIYPVAIKQPGIKGTFNHFFHRTYREIKAVQDVTFYLEPGEIVGFLGANGAGKTTTLKMLTGLIHPSNGQVRVAGYVPFRRQPEFLRQTSLVMGQKQQLLWDLPALDSLRINAAVYNISDRIFTERLNELASMLALENQLTQPVRKLSLGERMKAELLAALLHHPKVLFLDEPTLGLDVNAQVAVREFLQEYNQRYQATILLTSHYMADITALCDRVLLIHQGQLIYDGSLDGLLERFAPYREVKVELAQAVSPEKLKQFGEIEAIEGQEVRFIVQRENLTTTISQILAQFEVIDLNVNDPPIEEVIGRLFEAGSIAET from the coding sequence ATGCCCATTATTACGGTTGAACGTCTCAGTAAAATTTATCCAGTCGCAATTAAACAACCTGGAATTAAAGGTACTTTTAACCATTTTTTTCATCGTACCTATCGAGAAATAAAAGCAGTGCAAGATGTCACCTTTTATCTCGAACCAGGCGAAATTGTGGGTTTTCTAGGTGCAAATGGTGCGGGAAAAACTACTACCCTCAAAATGTTAACAGGGTTAATCCATCCTTCTAATGGTCAGGTTAGAGTTGCAGGTTATGTTCCTTTTCGTCGTCAACCAGAGTTTTTACGACAAACTAGCCTGGTAATGGGACAAAAACAACAATTACTCTGGGATTTACCTGCTTTAGATTCATTAAGAATTAACGCTGCCGTTTATAATATTAGCGATCGCATTTTTACAGAAAGATTGAACGAGTTAGCTTCAATGCTTGCTTTAGAAAATCAGTTGACTCAACCAGTCCGTAAATTATCCCTAGGCGAAAGGATGAAAGCAGAGTTACTCGCAGCATTATTGCATCATCCTAAAGTTTTGTTTTTGGATGAACCTACGCTAGGTTTAGATGTCAATGCTCAAGTAGCAGTAAGAGAATTTTTGCAAGAATATAATCAACGTTATCAGGCTACCATTCTTCTGACTAGTCACTACATGGCAGATATTACTGCTTTATGCGATCGCGTTTTATTAATTCATCAGGGACAATTGATTTATGATGGTAGTCTAGATGGATTATTAGAACGTTTTGCTCCTTATCGAGAAGTAAAAGTTGAACTCGCTCAAGCAGTATCACCAGAAAAATTAAAACAATTTGGAGAAATAGAAGCTATTGAAGGACAAGAAGTTCGTTTTATCGTCCAAAGAGAAAATTTAACTACTACTATCTCTCAAATACTTGCTCAATTTGAAGTAATCGATTTAAATGTTAACGATCCACCTATTGAAGAAGTGATTGGTCGTTTATTTGAGGCAGGATCGATTGCAGAAACTTGA
- a CDS encoding phenylalanyl-tRNA synthetase, alpha subunit, with translation MSTSPNQLETQLKELEQQALESIGALGNLEELEQLRVKYLGKKGDLSQILRGMGKLSPEERPIVGTLANEVKEKIQNQLDSRRQTLQQAEIEAQLQAETLDVTMPGVSRPLGHIHPLNGMIDRILDVFVGLGYTVASGPHIETDYYNFEALNTPADHPARDMQDTFYLPGGHLLRTHTSSVQIRHMENRQPPIRIVAPGRCYRRDTVDATHSATFHQIEILAVDKGLQFTDLKGTIKEFLRRIFGDDITVQFRASYFPFTEPSAEVDVQWKGKWLEVMGCGMVDPNVLKAVGYDPEIYTGFAAGLGVERFAMVLHQIDDIRRLYASDLRFLQQF, from the coding sequence ATGAGTACATCCCCCAATCAGTTAGAGACTCAATTAAAAGAATTAGAGCAGCAAGCATTAGAATCAATAGGTGCTTTGGGAAATCTAGAAGAACTAGAACAACTCCGAGTTAAATATTTGGGGAAGAAAGGCGACTTATCCCAAATTTTAAGAGGAATGGGCAAATTAAGCCCTGAAGAACGACCTATTGTTGGGACATTAGCCAACGAAGTTAAAGAAAAAATTCAAAATCAGCTAGATAGTCGCAGACAAACTTTACAACAAGCTGAAATCGAAGCCCAATTACAAGCAGAAACTCTGGATGTCACTATGCCAGGAGTCAGTCGTCCTCTTGGTCATATTCATCCTCTTAATGGTATGATTGATCGCATTCTGGATGTTTTTGTTGGTTTGGGTTACACAGTAGCAAGTGGGCCTCACATCGAAACCGATTATTATAATTTTGAAGCCCTTAATACACCAGCAGACCATCCAGCCAGAGATATGCAAGATACTTTTTATCTTCCAGGTGGTCATCTGTTACGTACTCATACTTCTTCTGTCCAAATTCGCCACATGGAAAACCGCCAACCTCCCATTCGGATCGTCGCACCTGGTCGATGTTACCGGCGTGATACAGTAGATGCAACTCACTCGGCAACTTTCCATCAAATTGAAATTTTAGCAGTAGACAAAGGATTACAGTTTACTGATTTGAAAGGTACGATCAAAGAATTTTTACGGCGTATTTTTGGTGATGATATTACAGTGCAATTTCGTGCTAGTTACTTCCCTTTTACCGAACCTTCTGCCGAAGTAGATGTGCAGTGGAAAGGTAAATGGTTAGAAGTAATGGGTTGCGGAATGGTCGATCCTAATGTGCTAAAAGCAGTAGGTTATGACCCAGAAATTTATACTGGTTTTGCTGCTGGTTTAGGTGTAGAAAGATTTGCTATGGTACTACACCAAATTGATGACATTCGTCGTCTTTATGCCAGCGATTTAAGATTTTTACAACAGTTTTAA
- a CDS encoding Xaa-Pro dipeptidase, with protein MNLDITIEIDNSLSITLQQRRQKLAELIDYPVILWSGESIGRNFPANRFPFRASSHFLYFAGLPLEKAVIRLEQGKLTLYLDDTPPEATLWHGQTPTKDEIAVIIGAERAYPLAELVNHTANAATIAVQNYQTYQQQCQFLNRQLTPAHAPTEIDQELTKAIITLRLSHDRFALAQLTKAAQVSIKAHQAGIKATSQATTEAEVRGAMEGVIIAHNMSCAYGSIVTVHGEVLHNEQYHHSLQTGDLLLADVGAETSLGWAADITRTWAVSGKFSSTQRDIYQVVLAAHDACIEKIAPGVEYRDIHLLAATIIAEGLVDLGILKGNPDDLVAMDAHALFFPHGIGHLLGLDVHDMEDLGDLAGYETERVRSDRFGLGYLRLDRPLRPGMLVTIEPGFYQVPAILNHPDFRYKYQKVVNWERLEQFADVRGIRIEDDVLVTESGSEVLTAALPTTVEEIEALSS; from the coding sequence ATGAACCTAGACATAACCATAGAAATTGACAACTCTTTATCTATTACTCTACAACAGAGAAGACAAAAATTAGCTGAGTTAATTGATTATCCCGTTATTTTGTGGTCTGGAGAAAGTATCGGGCGCAATTTTCCAGCCAATCGCTTTCCTTTTCGAGCTAGTAGTCATTTTCTTTATTTTGCGGGTTTACCTTTAGAAAAAGCTGTTATCAGATTAGAACAAGGGAAATTAACTTTATATCTCGATGATACTCCACCTGAAGCTACTTTATGGCACGGACAAACACCAACCAAAGATGAAATTGCTGTCATAATTGGCGCAGAGCGAGCTTATCCTCTAGCAGAATTAGTTAACCATACGGCTAATGCTGCCACAATAGCCGTACAAAATTACCAAACCTATCAACAACAATGTCAATTCCTGAATCGTCAGCTTACTCCTGCTCATGCACCAACAGAAATAGATCAAGAATTGACCAAAGCAATTATCACTTTAAGATTGTCTCACGATCGCTTTGCTTTAGCTCAATTAACTAAAGCTGCCCAAGTCTCAATCAAGGCACACCAAGCAGGTATAAAGGCGACTTCTCAGGCAACCACTGAAGCAGAAGTCAGAGGTGCAATGGAAGGAGTAATTATTGCTCATAATATGAGTTGTGCCTATGGCAGTATTGTCACGGTACACGGGGAAGTACTACACAACGAACAGTATCATCATTCGTTACAAACAGGAGATTTATTATTAGCTGATGTTGGTGCAGAAACTTCATTGGGTTGGGCTGCCGATATTACTCGTACTTGGGCTGTTTCAGGTAAGTTTTCTAGTACTCAACGAGATATTTATCAAGTAGTTTTAGCTGCCCATGATGCTTGTATTGAAAAAATTGCTCCAGGAGTAGAATATCGAGACATTCATTTATTAGCAGCTACGATTATTGCTGAAGGATTAGTAGATCTGGGTATTTTAAAAGGAAATCCTGATGATTTAGTTGCAATGGATGCTCATGCTTTATTTTTCCCTCATGGAATTGGTCATTTGTTGGGTTTAGATGTTCATGACATGGAAGATTTAGGAGATTTAGCAGGTTACGAAACAGAAAGAGTTAGAAGCGATCGCTTTGGGTTGGGTTATTTGAGATTGGATCGTCCTCTTCGTCCAGGAATGTTAGTTACAATTGAACCAGGTTTTTATCAAGTTCCTGCTATTTTGAATCATCCCGATTTTCGTTATAAATATCAAAAGGTAGTCAATTGGGAACGACTGGAACAATTTGCTGACGTTAGAGGTATTAGAATTGAAGATGATGTTTTGGTAACCGAATCTGGCTCCGAAGTTTTAACTGCTGCTTTACCTACTACAGTAGAAGAAATTGAAGCTTTGAGTAGCTAG
- a CDS encoding FAD linked oxidase domain protein, whose protein sequence is MTNAIAQLPSLLNSPVELVALSEANSIWQAKLQQVGVAITDSTYLAFPKTVETLSEIVKQAQQQQWRILICGNGTKLDWGGLVTEIDLVISTQKCDLIIDHAVDDLTVTVAAGVRLADLQEKLALTGQFLPIDPTFPQQATIGGIIATADTGSWRQRYGGIRDLVLGISIIRADGELAKAGGRVVKNVAGYDLMKLFTGAYGTLGIISQVTLRTFPLPEASQTLVLTGEADRLAKAAQTLRSSSLTPTKADLISSSAMNRLKITKEMGLIIRFQTIPASIKQQSNQLKAIAQQLNLQVSYYQDRDESDLWQRLLEIIRIPSSQEAIICKIGIVPNQAVKLLTNLTDGLAMIHLGSGLGHWQLEQEDCAMLATMRSLCKQNRGFLTILTAPKSTKQQLDVWGYNGNSLKMMQTIKQQFDPNQILNPGRFVGGI, encoded by the coding sequence ATGACTAATGCGATCGCACAATTGCCATCTCTACTCAATTCTCCAGTTGAATTAGTAGCGTTAAGCGAGGCTAATTCTATTTGGCAAGCTAAACTTCAACAAGTAGGTGTTGCTATTACAGATTCAACCTATCTTGCTTTTCCTAAAACAGTAGAGACTTTATCGGAAATAGTCAAACAAGCACAACAGCAACAATGGCGCATTCTCATCTGTGGTAACGGAACTAAATTAGACTGGGGTGGGTTAGTTACAGAGATTGATTTAGTAATTAGTACGCAAAAATGCGATCTTATCATCGATCATGCTGTTGATGATTTGACAGTTACTGTAGCAGCAGGAGTCAGATTAGCAGATTTACAGGAAAAATTAGCTTTGACTGGACAATTTCTACCAATAGACCCAACTTTTCCTCAACAAGCTACGATTGGCGGTATTATCGCTACCGCAGATACAGGTAGTTGGCGACAACGTTATGGTGGTATTAGAGATTTGGTTTTGGGAATATCGATTATTCGCGCTGATGGCGAGCTTGCTAAAGCAGGAGGAAGAGTTGTTAAGAATGTCGCTGGTTACGACTTAATGAAGCTGTTTACTGGTGCTTATGGGACTTTAGGAATTATTTCTCAAGTAACTTTGCGGACTTTTCCTTTACCTGAAGCCTCCCAAACTTTGGTGTTAACGGGAGAAGCGGATCGTCTTGCTAAAGCTGCACAGACTTTACGTAGTTCTAGTTTAACTCCTACTAAAGCGGATTTAATTTCTAGTTCTGCTATGAATCGCTTAAAAATTACGAAGGAAATGGGATTAATTATTAGGTTTCAAACGATTCCTGCAAGTATTAAACAACAATCGAATCAATTAAAAGCGATCGCTCAACAATTAAATTTACAAGTTAGCTACTATCAAGATCGAGATGAGTCTGACTTATGGCAAAGATTATTAGAAATCATCCGTATCCCTTCCTCTCAGGAGGCAATTATTTGCAAAATAGGAATAGTACCCAATCAAGCAGTGAAGTTACTAACTAATTTAACTGATGGGTTGGCAATGATTCATCTTGGTAGTGGTTTAGGACATTGGCAGTTAGAACAGGAAGATTGTGCTATGTTAGCAACAATGCGATCGCTATGTAAACAGAATCGTGGTTTTCTAACTATTTTGACTGCACCAAAATCAACTAAACAACAATTAGATGTGTGGGGATATAACGGTAATTCACTTAAAATGATGCAAACAATTAAACAACAATTCGATCCCAATCAGATTTTAAATCCTGGTCGATTTGTCGGCGGAATTTAA